Proteins from one Geomonas agri genomic window:
- a CDS encoding radical SAM/SPASM domain-containing protein, which produces MAEEFVPKWIAWETTQRCNLKCVHCRCSSEMTSSEGDFTTEEGKKLLKEIADFSKPVVVLSGGEPLMRPDIFELAEYGTSLGLRMCMATNGSLVTDEVCEKMKKADIKMVSLSLDGSCAEVHDDFRQCPGAFEGVMKAAELFRKHGQKFLINSSFTKRNQTDIANTFKVAKSIGATAWYMFMIVPTGRGEEIMSELISKEDYEEILDWHYHQEKNEDDILMRPTCAPHYYRIVPQKAKAEGEKFERRSLTFSTGGGKGCIAAQTICLIDCFGNLKPCSYFHRTAGNVKETPFKELWENSEIFKDLRDFKAYKGKCGECEYLNVCGGCRARADAVYGDYMEEEPFCNYVPIKVQRKEQK; this is translated from the coding sequence ATGGCCGAAGAGTTCGTACCCAAATGGATCGCCTGGGAAACCACCCAGCGCTGCAACCTCAAATGCGTGCACTGCCGCTGCTCGTCCGAGATGACTTCGTCGGAAGGTGACTTCACCACCGAGGAAGGGAAGAAGCTCCTCAAGGAAATCGCCGACTTCTCGAAGCCGGTCGTGGTTCTCTCCGGCGGTGAGCCGCTGATGAGGCCGGATATCTTCGAACTGGCCGAGTACGGCACCTCGCTGGGCCTCAGGATGTGCATGGCGACCAACGGTTCGCTGGTCACCGACGAGGTTTGCGAGAAGATGAAAAAGGCCGACATCAAGATGGTGTCGCTCTCCCTGGACGGCTCCTGCGCCGAGGTCCACGACGACTTCCGCCAGTGCCCGGGCGCCTTCGAGGGCGTCATGAAGGCGGCCGAACTGTTCAGAAAGCACGGCCAGAAGTTCCTGATCAACTCCTCCTTCACCAAGCGCAACCAGACCGACATCGCCAACACCTTCAAGGTGGCCAAGTCCATCGGCGCCACCGCCTGGTACATGTTCATGATCGTCCCGACCGGCCGCGGCGAGGAGATCATGAGCGAGCTGATCTCCAAGGAGGACTACGAGGAGATCCTCGACTGGCACTACCACCAGGAGAAGAACGAGGACGACATCCTCATGCGTCCCACCTGCGCGCCGCACTACTACCGCATCGTGCCGCAAAAGGCCAAGGCGGAAGGCGAGAAATTCGAGCGTCGCTCGCTCACCTTCTCCACCGGCGGCGGCAAGGGGTGCATCGCCGCGCAGACCATCTGCCTCATCGACTGCTTCGGCAACCTGAAGCCCTGCTCCTACTTCCACCGCACCGCGGGCAACGTGAAGGAAACCCCTTTCAAGGAACTTTGGGAGAACTCCGAGATCTTCAAGGACCTGCGCGATTTCAAAGCGTACAAAGGGAAGTGCGGCGAGTGCGAGTACCTGAACGTCTGCGGCGGCTGCCGCGCCCGCGCCGATGCGGTGTACGGCGACTACATGGAAGAGGAACCGTTCTGCAACTACGTGCCGATCAAGGTGCAGAGAAAAGAGCAGAAATAA
- the hemE gene encoding uroporphyrinogen decarboxylase, with protein MNTRFLDACWGKPVDRVPVWLMRQAGRYLPDYMRVRSKCTFLELCKTPELAAEVTIQPVDILGVDAAILFSDILTPIEPMGMELDFTPGPVFTKPIRTMADVEALKIPKMETDVPYVLDAVKLLRKELAAKVPLIGFGGAPFTLACYMVEGKGSKDFAALKKMMYAEPEIYAALMDKITTMDMEYLNAQIAAGAQAIQIFDTWGGMLSPADYERYVLPYTQRLINGLNRTNVPVIHFVKGAGTMLEIVKEAGGDVMGLDWHVNLGKARDILGDMAVQGNLDPTVLFAPKEIIEREVKRVLDENAGRPGLIFNLGHGILPTVPPENAIFMVDCVHRLTQK; from the coding sequence ATGAATACTCGCTTTTTAGACGCTTGTTGGGGTAAGCCGGTAGACCGAGTGCCGGTATGGCTTATGCGCCAGGCTGGCCGTTATCTCCCCGACTACATGCGCGTCCGTTCCAAATGCACCTTCCTGGAACTCTGCAAGACCCCTGAACTCGCCGCTGAAGTGACCATTCAGCCGGTGGACATCCTCGGCGTCGACGCAGCCATCCTCTTCTCCGACATCCTCACCCCGATCGAGCCGATGGGCATGGAGCTCGACTTCACCCCGGGCCCGGTCTTCACCAAGCCGATCCGCACCATGGCCGACGTCGAGGCGCTCAAGATCCCGAAAATGGAGACCGACGTCCCCTACGTGCTCGACGCCGTGAAACTGCTCCGCAAAGAGCTGGCTGCCAAGGTGCCGCTGATCGGCTTCGGCGGTGCGCCCTTCACCCTCGCCTGCTACATGGTCGAGGGCAAAGGCTCCAAGGACTTCGCTGCGCTCAAGAAGATGATGTACGCCGAGCCGGAGATCTACGCGGCCCTCATGGACAAGATCACCACCATGGACATGGAGTACCTGAACGCCCAGATCGCTGCCGGCGCACAGGCCATCCAGATCTTTGATACCTGGGGCGGCATGCTCTCCCCGGCCGACTACGAGCGCTACGTCCTCCCCTACACCCAGCGCCTCATCAACGGGCTGAACCGCACCAACGTCCCCGTGATTCACTTCGTCAAGGGCGCCGGCACCATGCTGGAGATCGTCAAAGAGGCCGGCGGTGACGTCATGGGCCTCGACTGGCACGTCAACCTGGGCAAGGCCCGCGACATCCTGGGCGACATGGCGGTACAGGGTAACCTCGACCCGACCGTGCTCTTCGCTCCCAAGGAGATCATCGAGCGCGAGGTGAAGCGCGTGCTGGACGAGAACGCCGGCCGTCCGGGCCTCATCTTCAACCTCGGCCACGGCATCCTCCCAACCGTCCCGCCGGAAAACGCGATCTTCATGGTCGACTGCGTGCACCGGCTGACGCAGAAATAA
- the corA gene encoding magnesium/cobalt transporter CorA, with product MLRLFRIDNGLIKEMDFQREDLPNQILKADWIDAHEPDDEERDLLELLLHTDIPESDEVDEIEISARCFVDAAGIHVHPLFLSQSEGRHMTLTVACILQQKHLITIREGDLADFRLLRMRARRGQVECRSPAELLVTLLDQKVENHADTLEDIHRQLEGVSHMVLEDDKSELEDAIGKLARLEDSNGKIRLCLMDTQRDISFLLRHLRDRTDQTETLREIARDVETLMTHTTFLFDKINFLMDSTQGFINIEQNQIIKIFSIAAVVFLPPTLVASIYGMNFEVMPELKMGLGYPWALLLMIISGFAPYWYFKRKGWL from the coding sequence ATGCTTAGGCTATTCAGAATAGACAACGGGCTCATCAAGGAGATGGATTTCCAGAGGGAGGACCTCCCGAACCAGATCCTCAAGGCCGACTGGATCGACGCTCACGAGCCGGACGACGAGGAGAGGGACCTCCTCGAACTGCTGCTGCATACCGACATCCCGGAATCGGACGAGGTGGACGAGATCGAGATCTCGGCTCGCTGCTTCGTGGACGCGGCCGGCATCCACGTGCACCCGCTGTTCCTCTCCCAAAGCGAGGGGCGTCACATGACGCTCACCGTCGCCTGCATCCTGCAGCAAAAACACCTGATCACCATCCGCGAGGGCGACCTCGCCGACTTCCGCCTGTTGCGCATGCGCGCCCGCCGCGGCCAGGTGGAATGTCGCTCACCGGCGGAACTCCTGGTCACCCTGCTGGACCAGAAGGTGGAGAACCACGCGGACACCCTGGAGGACATCCACCGCCAGCTGGAGGGGGTGAGCCACATGGTGCTCGAAGACGACAAGTCCGAACTTGAGGACGCCATCGGCAAACTGGCCCGGCTGGAAGACAGTAACGGGAAGATCCGCCTCTGCCTCATGGATACCCAGAGGGACATCTCGTTTCTCTTGCGCCACCTGCGTGATCGCACTGACCAGACCGAGACGCTGAGAGAGATCGCCCGCGACGTAGAGACGCTGATGACGCACACCACCTTTCTGTTCGACAAGATCAACTTCCTGATGGACTCCACCCAGGGCTTCATCAACATCGAGCAGAACCAGATCATCAAGATCTTCTCCATCGCCGCGGTGGTCTTCCTCCCCCCTACCCTGGTGGCGAGCATCTACGGTATGAACTTCGAGGTGATGCCGGAATTGAAGATGGGGCTGGGCTACCCCTGGGCCCTGCTGCTGATGATCATCTCCGGTTTCGCGCCCTACTGGTATTTCAAGCGCAAAGGCTGGCTGTAA